The proteins below are encoded in one region of Clostridia bacterium:
- a CDS encoding ABC transporter permease, whose amino-acid sequence MKLQRVLAVSRKEFLHIRRDPRSLAVAIAIPMLMLLLFGYALTLDVDNVPLIVWDQSQTSQSRELVSNFTGSRYFSLLGYADTARDVEAAIDSGEALAGLVIPRDFSQQFEAGRTVQVQVITDATDSNTAVLALGYAEMATQAFSRQATVQKLKRAGLTPPRAPLDVRPRVWFNTDLESKNYIIPGLIAVIMMVIAALLTSLTVAREWETGTMEQLIATPIRGVELITGKLLPYFALGMLDVVLAVGMGEVLFHVPLRGSVLLLFSVSAVFLVGVLSLGMLISIAAKKQLLASQTAMVVTFVPSFLLSGFMFSIANMPVPIQVLTHLIPARYFVSIIKGIYLKGVGVQVLAAEIALLGAFAVVMFALANVKFRKRLV is encoded by the coding sequence ATGAAGCTGCAACGCGTGCTGGCGGTGTCGAGAAAGGAATTCCTGCACATACGGAGAGATCCGCGAAGCCTGGCGGTGGCTATCGCGATTCCGATGTTAATGCTCCTGCTATTCGGGTACGCGCTTACCCTCGACGTGGATAACGTGCCGCTGATCGTGTGGGACCAGAGCCAGACTTCTCAGAGCCGCGAACTGGTCAGCAACTTCACCGGCTCGCGATATTTCTCGCTGCTCGGATACGCGGACACCGCTCGCGACGTTGAAGCGGCAATCGATTCCGGAGAGGCCCTGGCCGGTCTGGTCATTCCTCGCGATTTCTCTCAGCAGTTCGAAGCCGGGCGTACGGTGCAGGTGCAAGTGATAACAGACGCAACTGACTCGAATACGGCAGTGCTTGCGCTCGGGTACGCAGAGATGGCAACGCAGGCATTCTCGCGGCAAGCAACCGTGCAGAAGCTGAAACGAGCGGGACTGACTCCTCCGCGCGCGCCGCTGGATGTGCGGCCTCGCGTCTGGTTCAACACCGATCTGGAATCGAAGAACTACATCATCCCCGGCCTGATAGCGGTGATCATGATGGTGATTGCCGCATTGCTCACGTCCCTGACGGTTGCGCGCGAGTGGGAGACGGGCACGATGGAACAACTGATCGCGACCCCTATACGCGGCGTGGAACTTATTACCGGCAAGCTACTGCCCTACTTTGCGCTTGGCATGTTGGACGTGGTCCTGGCTGTAGGCATGGGTGAGGTGCTCTTCCACGTGCCGCTGCGCGGCAGCGTCTTACTGCTGTTTTCGGTGTCGGCCGTGTTTCTTGTTGGAGTGCTCTCGCTGGGCATGTTGATTTCGATTGCCGCAAAGAAACAATTGCTGGCAAGCCAGACGGCAATGGTGGTGACATTCGTGCCGTCGTTCCTGCTCTCTGGTTTCATGTTCTCTATCGCCAACATGCCGGTGCCAATCCAGGTGCTCACCCATCTCATTCCGGCGCGATATTTCGTGTCGATCATCAAAGGCATTTACCTGAAGGGTGTTGGGGTGCAGGTGTTGGCCGCGGAGATAGCGCTGCTGGGTGCGTTCGCCGTCGTGAT
- a CDS encoding ABC transporter ATP-binding protein: MSANEQAVVVRGLERRFGNFVAVNRVSFEVSRGEIFGFLGPNGAGKSTTIRMLCGILAPTAGEGTVAGFDIRKQSEDIKRHIGYMSQKFSLYEDLTVEENIDFYAGIYRIPKDRRAQRKEWVIEMAGLQQHRDSRTGILSGGWKQRLALGCAIIHEPPIVFLDEPTSGVDPISRRQFWELIYQLSGQGVTVFVTTHYMEEAEYCDRIGLIYRGELIASGAPHALKTDMMSDTVLEVSCDRAQDAMFELERLPEVREVAMFGNALHVVAASAGAAEAVRAYLEAHEYRPSRVEPIVPSLEDVFVSLIEARDRAESTQQEVGR; the protein is encoded by the coding sequence ATGAGTGCAAACGAACAAGCCGTAGTCGTGCGAGGGCTGGAGCGACGCTTTGGAAACTTCGTCGCGGTGAACCGTGTCAGCTTTGAGGTTAGTCGCGGAGAGATCTTCGGATTCCTCGGTCCGAATGGCGCGGGGAAATCGACGACAATCCGTATGCTCTGCGGGATTCTCGCCCCAACGGCGGGGGAAGGCACCGTGGCCGGCTTCGACATTCGCAAACAGTCGGAGGATATCAAGCGGCATATCGGCTACATGAGCCAGAAGTTCTCGCTCTACGAGGATCTGACGGTGGAGGAGAACATTGACTTCTATGCCGGGATTTATCGAATTCCGAAAGACCGGCGCGCCCAGCGTAAAGAGTGGGTGATCGAGATGGCCGGGCTCCAGCAGCATAGGGATTCGCGCACCGGCATCCTATCTGGCGGATGGAAACAACGGCTCGCACTGGGCTGCGCGATCATCCACGAACCGCCGATTGTCTTTCTCGACGAGCCGACCTCAGGAGTAGACCCCATCAGCCGGCGTCAGTTCTGGGAGCTTATCTATCAACTTTCCGGGCAGGGCGTAACGGTTTTCGTTACCACGCATTACATGGAAGAAGCTGAATACTGCGATCGCATAGGGCTCATCTACCGCGGCGAGCTGATTGCGAGCGGCGCGCCGCACGCACTCAAGACAGACATGATGAGCGACACCGTCCTGGAGGTGAGCTGTGATCGGGCGCAGGATGCGATGTTCGAGCTCGAACGGCTGCCCGAAGTGCGTGAAGTCGCGATGTTCGGGAACGCGCTGCACGTAGTGGCGGCATCGGCTGGCGCGGCGGAGGCGGTTCGCGCGTACCTTGAGGCGCACGAGTACCGCCCCTCGCGTGTGGAACCGATCGTTCCATCGCTCGAAGACGTTTTCGTGTCGCTGATCGAAGCGCGAGACAGGGCAGAAAGTACGCAGCAGGAGGTTGGGCGATGA
- a CDS encoding ABC transporter ATP-binding protein: MQAIRLDSLTRCFEKVTAVDSLTLDVAEGEIFGLVGPDGAGKTTTMRLLAGILEPTSGDAWVMDKHIVRNNEALKEQISYMSQKFGLYADLTVEENIHFYADLFSVPRRGREERVSQLLAFSNLTPFRKRQAGNLSGGMKQKLGLACALIHTPKVLLLDEPTNGVDPVSRRDFWRILYQLLRERVTIFVSTAYLDEAERCHRIAMVHQGKLLACGTPAEVKGLLKGTILQVRTTNVRAAAKLLREQIPDISVGLFGNRIHLLTRQPDSTTVAASNLLGGAGYADIDVRPIEPSLEDVFISVLS; the protein is encoded by the coding sequence ATGCAGGCAATCCGGCTCGACTCGCTGACGCGATGCTTCGAGAAGGTCACGGCCGTGGATTCGCTGACGCTCGATGTGGCGGAGGGCGAGATCTTCGGACTGGTCGGTCCCGACGGCGCAGGCAAAACGACGACGATGCGGCTGTTGGCTGGAATTCTCGAGCCAACCTCAGGCGATGCCTGGGTGATGGACAAGCACATCGTGCGCAACAACGAAGCTCTCAAAGAACAGATCAGCTACATGAGCCAGAAGTTCGGTCTGTACGCTGACTTGACGGTGGAAGAGAACATACATTTCTATGCTGACCTGTTTTCGGTTCCGCGGCGCGGACGCGAGGAGAGGGTCTCGCAACTGCTGGCGTTCAGCAATCTCACGCCGTTCCGAAAACGACAGGCAGGGAATCTGTCTGGAGGCATGAAGCAGAAACTTGGCCTGGCTTGCGCGCTGATTCACACGCCGAAGGTTCTGCTGCTGGATGAGCCGACGAACGGCGTCGATCCGGTATCCAGGAGAGACTTCTGGCGAATCCTGTATCAACTGTTGCGCGAACGCGTGACGATCTTCGTCTCCACGGCGTATCTGGACGAGGCCGAACGCTGCCACCGAATAGCCATGGTGCACCAGGGCAAGCTGCTGGCGTGCGGCACGCCTGCGGAAGTCAAAGGGCTGCTGAAGGGAACAATTCTGCAAGTGCGGACGACGAATGTGCGTGCGGCGGCGAAGCTGCTGCGCGAACAGATTCCGGATATCTCCGTCGGCCTCTTCGGGAATCGCATACACCTGCTCACGCGGCAGCCTGACTCAACGACCGTGGCCGCTTCAAACCTACTTGGGGGTGCGGGCTACGCGGATATCGATGTGCGGCCGATCGAGCCGAGCCTGGAAGACGTATTCATTTCGGTACTGAGTTGA
- a CDS encoding efflux RND transporter periplasmic adaptor subunit yields the protein MKKRIVVIVVVVIAAAASVAYRVWGRAARTDQANVLHLSGNIEVRDAELSFKIPGRVEQRLVREGDAVREGQLVAVLDSAELSEEAAARRADVQTAREELAELEAGSRPEEIKQGEANLGLVQAEELRLRTDRERLRKLHEKDLISHQQWDAAVTAHEVATARVREAQERLELLRQGPRREKIAQARSRLERARQSLAMADTRLGYAKLISPVNGIVLSENIEPGEYVSPGTPIVTTAQLSDVWMRGYVPETDLGRVKLGQPVCVTSDTFLGKQYSGRVTFISSQAEFTPKMVQTQKERVKLVYRIKVDIANPELELKPGMPADAVVQVGGGQEPCRQSGSTR from the coding sequence ATGAAAAAACGAATCGTAGTCATCGTCGTTGTGGTTATCGCGGCGGCCGCGAGTGTTGCGTATCGCGTGTGGGGCCGGGCGGCTCGGACCGATCAAGCGAACGTCCTGCACCTGTCCGGCAACATCGAGGTACGCGACGCGGAACTGAGCTTCAAAATTCCGGGACGCGTCGAGCAACGGCTGGTTCGCGAAGGCGATGCGGTGCGCGAGGGCCAGCTAGTGGCCGTGCTGGACAGCGCCGAGCTGAGTGAAGAGGCGGCGGCGAGGCGTGCCGATGTGCAAACCGCACGCGAAGAACTGGCGGAGTTGGAGGCGGGATCGCGTCCGGAAGAAATCAAGCAGGGGGAGGCGAACCTGGGTCTGGTGCAGGCCGAAGAGCTACGCCTGCGCACGGATCGCGAGCGCCTTCGCAAGTTGCACGAAAAGGATCTGATCTCGCACCAGCAGTGGGACGCGGCGGTGACTGCTCACGAAGTGGCGACCGCAAGAGTCCGCGAGGCACAGGAGCGTTTGGAGTTGCTGCGGCAGGGGCCTCGTCGCGAGAAGATTGCGCAAGCACGATCTCGTTTGGAGCGTGCCCGACAGTCGTTGGCCATGGCGGATACGCGCCTGGGCTACGCGAAGCTGATTTCTCCGGTGAACGGCATAGTGCTGTCGGAGAACATCGAGCCGGGCGAATACGTTTCGCCGGGTACGCCGATCGTAACGACGGCGCAACTTAGCGACGTGTGGATGCGCGGATATGTTCCGGAGACGGACCTGGGACGGGTGAAGCTTGGACAGCCAGTCTGTGTAACGAGCGATACGTTTCTCGGAAAGCAGTACTCAGGGCGCGTGACGTTCATTTCTTCGCAGGCGGAGTTCACTCCGAAGATGGTGCAGACACAGAAGGAGCGTGTAAAGCTTGTCTATCGGATCAAGGTGGACATTGCCAATCCGGAGTTGGAGTTGAAGCCCGGTATGCCGGCCGATGCGGTCGTGCAGGTCGGTGGAGGACAGGAGCCATGCAGGCAATCCGGCTCGACTCGCTGA
- a CDS encoding TetR family transcriptional regulator → MKVKHVSEGVELGGRRERRRAETRDRLFREAIQLFSERGFNGTTVEDITEAADVGKGTFFNYFPSKEHILTFFADAQRGKVEAAVALARASVKTPVRDIGRHLLHELAEQPAHSPDLARSLITSLLSSPAVRDVMLDRLARGRERLAELLAIAKERGELRPDVDALEMARMVQQVFFGTLLLWSLTPDASFQQRLDDAFHLFWEGAAAPVKSGKPSARKRNVARSTK, encoded by the coding sequence ATGAAAGTTAAACACGTCAGCGAAGGTGTTGAACTTGGGGGAAGGCGCGAGCGCCGCCGGGCCGAGACGCGCGATCGCCTGTTCCGTGAGGCGATTCAACTCTTTTCGGAACGAGGCTTCAACGGCACTACGGTGGAAGATATCACGGAGGCCGCGGACGTCGGCAAGGGAACATTCTTCAACTACTTTCCCAGCAAAGAGCACATCTTGACCTTCTTCGCCGACGCGCAGCGCGGAAAGGTGGAGGCGGCGGTCGCGCTTGCGAGAGCGTCGGTCAAGACTCCTGTGCGCGACATCGGACGACATCTCTTGCATGAATTGGCCGAGCAGCCAGCGCATAGTCCCGACCTGGCGCGTAGCCTGATTACTTCGCTGCTCTCCTCGCCAGCGGTCCGGGACGTAATGCTGGATAGATTGGCACGAGGGCGTGAACGACTCGCCGAGTTGTTGGCGATCGCGAAGGAACGCGGCGAACTGCGCCCCGACGTCGATGCCCTGGAGATGGCGCGGATGGTGCAGCAGGTCTTCTTCGGAACGCTGCTGCTGTGGAGCCTGACACCCGATGCCAGCTTCCAGCAACGTCTAGATGATGCATTTCACCTGTTCTGGGAGGGAGCGGCTGCTCCCGTCAAGAGTGGGAAGCCGAGTGCCCGCAAGCGCAACGTCGCAAGGAGCACGAAATGA
- a CDS encoding protein kinase, with protein sequence MIGQSVSHYRILKKLGGGGMGVVYEAEDSRLGRRVALKFLPESLASDARALERFQREARTTSLLSHPNICAIYDIAEHKGRPYLVMELLEGESLTQHIHGEPLPNDELIELGIQIAGALQAAHAQGIIHRDIKPGNIFVTQRGQAKILDFGLAKLAAPQVSAPQFVREPVGPSGEPVSSDSNDANEEGLTSMGVIAGTSSYMSPEQVRNEELDPRSDLFSCGVVLYEMATGKRPFTENNNVLTLAAILEKKPVSPLTLNSALPPEFEAVTGKALEKDRDKRYQSAIDLEHDLQELKRHAYAAQSAPVGRLSKLAEHARVFRRASARTTYIALAIAAVMVMLLTVTAVWWAKHGRLPFTSVSPSVAVLPFQSMAPGDISSDYLRVALADEISTILTYTPSLEVRPVSSTRRYIGITDPQQAGKELRVSTIVTGHYVRQGAKLTITVEAIDVRTNRLLWQGSMTAPANDLILMQKQLAMDLRQGLIPVLAGRASSIETATKPKNSEAYDLYLRSAAVPHDPEPNREAIAMLERSVGLDPGYAPTWDALGLRYYYDSQYGGGGERAFDRASAAYARAVTLDPNYVVASGHLARARAERGEVAEAYKHAHELVKRRPDNSQAHFTLAYVLRYAGLLDEATRECDRSLQLDPGSYLLRSCAFAFFELGQNERALDYLNLDAGSEWSSNVKPAVLLRDGQTDAAREAARNMSNHATWFGRILLACLEDRPASEMNKLVLDSETALMAQRDAEFRYHQGAIMAYCGQMDVAVRLLKSAIQQNYCSAQALEKDPALRGLRNRPEYEALLTAGKECQDRFRRATAGE encoded by the coding sequence TTGATAGGCCAATCGGTTTCCCACTATCGCATCCTGAAGAAGCTGGGAGGCGGTGGCATGGGAGTCGTGTATGAGGCTGAAGACTCCCGCCTTGGACGCCGCGTCGCGCTGAAATTCCTGCCTGAGTCGTTGGCCAGCGACGCGCGTGCGCTGGAACGTTTCCAGCGCGAAGCTCGCACCACCTCGCTGCTTAGCCATCCGAACATCTGTGCCATCTACGACATTGCCGAGCACAAAGGGCGTCCTTACCTGGTAATGGAGTTGCTGGAAGGCGAGAGCTTGACCCAGCATATCCATGGCGAGCCGCTACCGAATGACGAACTGATTGAACTCGGCATCCAGATCGCTGGTGCGCTACAGGCAGCGCACGCGCAGGGCATTATCCATCGCGATATTAAGCCAGGAAACATCTTCGTAACCCAACGCGGACAAGCAAAGATCCTCGACTTCGGCTTGGCAAAACTCGCGGCACCACAGGTTTCGGCGCCGCAATTTGTGCGAGAGCCCGTCGGCCCCTCCGGCGAGCCAGTATCGAGTGATTCGAACGACGCCAACGAAGAAGGACTCACGTCGATGGGCGTCATTGCCGGGACATCGTCCTACATGTCGCCTGAACAGGTGCGCAACGAGGAACTCGACCCGCGCTCAGACCTGTTCTCCTGCGGTGTGGTGCTTTACGAGATGGCCACGGGAAAGCGTCCGTTCACAGAGAACAACAACGTCCTCACGCTGGCGGCTATCCTGGAGAAGAAGCCCGTATCGCCTCTCACACTGAACTCCGCGCTACCACCGGAGTTCGAAGCCGTAACCGGCAAGGCGCTTGAGAAGGATCGTGACAAGCGCTACCAGAGTGCAATCGACCTCGAGCATGATTTACAGGAGTTGAAGCGACACGCGTATGCCGCCCAGAGCGCGCCTGTTGGACGCCTCTCCAAACTGGCGGAACATGCGCGCGTGTTTCGGCGGGCAAGCGCTAGAACCACGTACATCGCACTCGCGATTGCCGCCGTGATGGTTATGCTCCTGACGGTCACGGCCGTGTGGTGGGCGAAGCATGGACGGCTGCCGTTCACTTCCGTCAGCCCGAGCGTGGCGGTGTTGCCATTCCAGAGCATGGCCCCGGGGGACATTTCCAGCGACTACCTGCGCGTGGCGCTCGCGGATGAGATTTCGACAATCCTGACGTACACGCCGTCGCTCGAAGTACGTCCCGTGTCTTCCACCCGAAGGTATATCGGCATCACCGACCCGCAACAGGCAGGGAAGGAGTTGCGCGTCAGCACCATCGTTACAGGCCATTACGTGCGCCAGGGCGCGAAGTTGACGATCACGGTGGAGGCTATCGACGTGCGGACGAATCGTTTGCTGTGGCAGGGCAGTATGACAGCTCCGGCAAATGACCTGATTCTCATGCAGAAACAACTTGCCATGGACCTGCGGCAAGGACTGATCCCTGTGCTGGCTGGTCGCGCAAGCAGCATTGAGACCGCGACCAAACCCAAGAATTCTGAGGCCTACGATCTTTACCTGCGGAGTGCCGCCGTGCCGCACGATCCGGAGCCGAACCGGGAAGCCATCGCCATGCTGGAACGCTCCGTCGGTCTTGACCCTGGTTATGCGCCTACCTGGGATGCACTCGGGTTGCGGTATTACTACGACTCGCAGTACGGAGGTGGTGGCGAGCGCGCCTTTGACCGTGCCAGCGCCGCATATGCGCGCGCGGTGACGCTGGACCCGAACTACGTGGTCGCGTCCGGGCACCTGGCTCGCGCACGCGCCGAGCGAGGCGAGGTCGCCGAAGCATATAAGCACGCTCACGAGTTGGTGAAGCGGCGTCCCGATAATTCGCAGGCGCACTTCACGCTGGCTTACGTCCTGCGCTACGCAGGCCTGCTGGATGAGGCAACGCGCGAATGCGATCGCTCGCTGCAACTGGATCCGGGCAGCTACCTGTTGCGGTCGTGCGCTTTTGCATTTTTCGAATTGGGCCAGAACGAACGCGCCCTCGACTACCTGAACCTGGACGCGGGGTCCGAGTGGTCCAGCAACGTGAAGCCGGCGGTATTGCTGCGGGACGGCCAGACGGACGCGGCGCGTGAGGCCGCTCGCAACATGAGCAATCACGCAACCTGGTTTGGGCGGATTCTGCTCGCGTGCCTGGAAGACCGTCCTGCATCTGAGATGAACAAGCTTGTGCTGGACTCCGAGACGGCGCTGATGGCGCAACGGGACGCCGAGTTCCGCTATCACCAGGGCGCCATCATGGCCTACTGCGGCCAGATGGATGTTGCCGTCAGGCTGTTGAAGAGCGCTATCCAGCAGAACTATTGCTCGGCCCAGGCGCTTGAGAAGGATCCTGCGCTTCGAGGTCTGCGCAACCGGCCTGAATACGAAGCGCTGCTTACGGCAGGCAAAGAATGTCAGGACCGGTTCCGGCGTGCCACGGCCGGAGAGTAA